The following are encoded together in the Haloarcula laminariae genome:
- a CDS encoding recombinase family protein, with protein MGEYMAVATYVRVSTTDQNLNRQLQATHDYAVDELGVEPPAIEVYRDKSTGTDVERSGYQELISDAEDGRLDAVVVHEVSRVARSISDLERTVQRLREAGVAVHIVSERMVLRPDEEDEDPYQRALFQMLGVFAELDAKIKRQNIRQGIAARQESDEYNHGPAPIGFEKDNGELAEAGDYHRVCEILERVARDEMSQREAAKELACARKTVRTAVRDRPELYGIA; from the coding sequence ATGGGAGAATACATGGCCGTCGCTACCTACGTTCGTGTCTCGACGACCGACCAAAACCTCAACCGGCAACTCCAAGCCACCCACGACTACGCAGTCGACGAACTCGGTGTCGAACCCCCCGCCATCGAAGTGTATCGCGACAAGTCTACCGGGACTGATGTCGAACGGTCGGGCTACCAGGAATTGATTTCTGACGCCGAGGACGGCCGCCTCGACGCCGTCGTCGTGCATGAAGTGTCTCGCGTGGCCCGCAGTATCTCTGATCTTGAACGAACCGTACAACGGCTACGTGAGGCCGGTGTCGCCGTGCATATCGTGTCCGAACGAATGGTCTTGCGGCCCGACGAGGAAGATGAAGATCCCTACCAGCGGGCGTTGTTCCAGATGCTGGGCGTCTTCGCCGAACTGGACGCGAAAATCAAACGCCAGAACATCCGGCAGGGCATCGCCGCCCGTCAGGAAAGCGATGAGTACAACCACGGCCCCGCACCCATCGGCTTCGAAAAAGACAACGGCGAACTAGCTGAGGCCGGCGACTATCATCGCGTCTGTGAAATCCTCGAACGTGTCGCCCGTGACGAAATGAGTCAACGAGAAGCGGCGAAGGAACTTGCCTGTGCCAGAAAGACTGTTCGGACGGCCGTTCGAGATCGGCCCGAGCTGTACGGTATTGCCTAG
- a CDS encoding DUF7342 family protein, which translates to MTDEPHPAEFEDINEAVSDEWKSETTPYERVRHVIAHTYSAVSAETVAEDAQTSPKTARKHLNLLADEGFVVTATGEHGGTIYRRSPESLVVEQAADILEHVSTDELSTRIAEMREQLNDFRAEHGVDSPEELSIKQTNQTLSEAGSNQSEIDSETLQEWQTTRRNLAFANAALSIANAERFVDGDSRTTDDGVPV; encoded by the coding sequence ATGACCGACGAACCCCACCCGGCCGAGTTTGAAGACATCAATGAGGCAGTCAGTGACGAGTGGAAATCGGAAACAACTCCCTACGAGCGGGTTCGTCACGTTATCGCGCACACGTACTCGGCAGTATCGGCTGAGACTGTTGCTGAAGACGCACAGACCTCACCGAAAACAGCGCGAAAACACTTGAACCTACTCGCAGATGAGGGATTCGTCGTTACCGCAACCGGAGAACATGGTGGGACAATATATCGGCGGTCGCCAGAATCGCTCGTCGTTGAGCAGGCCGCAGATATCCTCGAACACGTTTCGACTGACGAGCTCAGCACACGTATCGCAGAGATGCGTGAACAACTCAATGACTTTCGGGCAGAACACGGCGTCGACTCACCCGAGGAGCTGTCGATCAAGCAGACAAATCAGACATTGTCAGAGGCTGGATCTAATCAATCTGAAATCGACAGTGAGACCCTCCAAGAGTGGCAAACGACGCGTCGAAATCTTGCCTTTGCGAACGCTGCACTCTCGATCGCGAACGCCGAGCGATTTGTCGACGGTGACTCACGAACAACTGACGATGGTGTCCCCGTCTAA
- a CDS encoding ParA family protein has protein sequence MPDKPDIRSPTRIAISNQKGGVAKTTDAINIAGALAARGQRVLLWDADPQGYLTMGVGFDDAYTADAPNQYTALKQPGSHDVGDLILTHDEFDIVPANIDMFQLEQELVSAMRGRERVSQLLADVEGYDFVIMDCPPSLGHLTDNALLACENIVIPAEAEDTSIRALDILFNQIDTLEENFDETTITEQAIVVSNIDYPLDGEQKSMLEWFDDTFGDYIPIYEFRNRAAVKRAFNDGVSIFGSDEECDQEDELLQLADHLIENRGEMV, from the coding sequence ATGCCAGATAAGCCAGATATCCGTTCCCCGACACGTATCGCAATCTCGAATCAGAAGGGTGGAGTCGCCAAAACAACCGACGCGATCAACATCGCTGGGGCGCTAGCGGCCCGAGGCCAGCGTGTGCTCCTCTGGGATGCTGATCCACAAGGCTACCTCACGATGGGGGTTGGCTTTGACGATGCCTATACTGCCGATGCCCCCAATCAATACACGGCACTGAAACAGCCGGGCAGTCACGATGTTGGGGATCTCATTCTCACTCATGACGAGTTTGATATCGTTCCGGCGAACATCGATATGTTCCAACTTGAACAAGAATTGGTTTCGGCAATGCGAGGGCGAGAGCGTGTTTCACAGCTCTTGGCTGATGTCGAAGGCTATGACTTCGTTATCATGGACTGTCCGCCGTCTCTGGGTCACCTCACTGACAACGCGCTGCTCGCCTGCGAGAATATCGTCATCCCGGCTGAAGCAGAGGACACCAGTATCCGGGCCCTCGATATCCTCTTCAACCAGATTGATACGCTGGAAGAGAACTTCGACGAGACGACAATTACCGAACAGGCCATTGTCGTTTCGAATATTGACTACCCGCTTGACGGAGAACAGAAATCAATGTTGGAGTGGTTCGACGATACTTTCGGCGATTATATCCCAATCTATGAGTTCCGGAATCGAGCTGCGGTGAAGCGGGCGTTCAACGACGGGGTCTCAATCTTCGGCAGTGACGAGGAGTGTGATCAAGAGGATGAACTCCTCCAATTGGCTGATCATCTCATCGAGAATCGAGGTGAGATGGTATGA